From Cyanobacteriota bacterium, one genomic window encodes:
- a CDS encoding S-layer homology domain-containing protein: QANVIMGNGDHGILVTHQAKGEVRGNQFRNNGFGIAIQNDAAPLLADNQVQQNRWGIFISHQAKPVLRGNVVQQNREGGLAIINTALPDLGRMGDPGGNSIQNNQGSSDVTNATERRLVAVGNQLNPSRLQGEVVLSAEAPQPPATIPAPAPVPSPPTPTPPAITSQFQDIAAHWAEAFIRALIERRVLRGFPNGTFQPEAPMTRAEFAATIVTAFPIPDKRQPGQYTDVPSNFWAAQVIRKADSTGFMSGFPDGSFRPHLNLTRVQAMVAVVQGLGLRGGGPSDLGNYRDRAQIPSYAVDAIATATQRRLVVNYPLLDHLHPMRNITRAEVAALIYQGLVAIGAAPAIASPFIVNPMPVMTNFTDVQGHWAAAFIAGLAGQRMIGGFPDGSFRPDGMMTRVQYCGLLVNAFNPAPKREAVSFTDVPANFWGAAVIQRAYRGGFISGFTHGMFRPHDAIARVQVLVSLVQGLGLPPADLALLHRYLDQDKIPAYARNAVASATANHLVLNYPVQQWLNPNLAATRGEVTAMVYQALVRARRVPAIASPFIITV, from the coding sequence CAGGCTAATGTGATCATGGGCAATGGTGACCACGGCATTCTAGTAACTCACCAAGCCAAGGGTGAAGTGCGAGGTAATCAATTCCGCAACAATGGGTTTGGGATCGCTATTCAAAATGATGCCGCCCCATTGCTAGCAGACAATCAGGTGCAACAAAATCGTTGGGGCATTTTTATCTCTCACCAGGCGAAGCCAGTGCTGCGGGGCAATGTTGTGCAGCAAAATCGAGAGGGTGGCCTTGCTATCATCAACACTGCCTTGCCTGATTTAGGGCGAATGGGCGATCCTGGTGGCAATTCAATCCAAAACAACCAAGGATCCAGTGATGTGACCAATGCGACAGAGAGGCGGTTAGTAGCGGTCGGCAACCAGTTGAATCCTAGTCGTCTACAGGGCGAGGTCGTGCTGTCGGCTGAAGCACCTCAACCGCCGGCTACCATTCCCGCCCCTGCTCCAGTGCCCTCGCCACCTACACCAACACCACCAGCTATAACCAGCCAGTTCCAAGACATAGCGGCTCACTGGGCTGAGGCGTTTATCCGAGCCTTAATAGAGCGGCGGGTACTGCGTGGCTTTCCGAATGGCACCTTCCAGCCAGAAGCTCCTATGACTCGTGCCGAGTTTGCCGCCACGATCGTCACAGCCTTCCCTATCCCAGACAAACGCCAGCCAGGGCAATACACTGATGTTCCCAGTAACTTTTGGGCAGCCCAAGTGATTCGCAAAGCAGACAGCACTGGTTTTATGTCTGGGTTTCCTGATGGTAGTTTTCGCCCCCATCTCAACCTAACGCGGGTACAGGCGATGGTTGCAGTTGTCCAAGGCTTAGGACTTAGGGGCGGTGGCCCTAGTGATTTAGGGAACTATCGCGATCGTGCTCAGATCCCTAGCTATGCCGTGGATGCGATCGCCACTGCCACCCAACGCCGCCTCGTAGTCAACTACCCCTTGCTTGACCACTTGCACCCAATGCGAAATATTACCCGTGCTGAAGTTGCAGCTTTAATCTATCAAGGACTTGTAGCTATCGGGGCCGCCCCTGCTATTGCCTCCCCATTTATCGTTAACCCTATGCCAGTTATGACCAACTTTACTGATGTGCAGGGACATTGGGCAGCAGCATTCATTGCAGGTCTCGCTGGACAACGCATGATTGGTGGCTTTCCCGATGGCAGCTTTCGGCCTGATGGCATGATGACCCGCGTGCAATATTGCGGGCTGCTGGTGAATGCCTTTAACCCTGCACCCAAGCGCGAAGCTGTATCGTTCACCGATGTGCCAGCTAATTTTTGGGGAGCCGCTGTGATTCAACGTGCCTATCGTGGTGGTTTTATTTCTGGCTTTACGCATGGCATGTTTCGCCCGCATGACGCGATCGCCCGGGTACAGGTGCTGGTGTCTTTAGTTCAAGGTTTAGGATTACCCCCGGCTGACTTGGCCCTGCTGCATCGCTATCTCGATCAAGACAAGATCCCAGCCTATGCTCGCAATGCTGTTGCCTCAGCAACGGCTAATCACTTGGTGCTCAACTATCCAGTGCAGCAATGGTTGAACCCTAATTTAGCGGCGACTCGTGGCGAGGTAACAGCTATGGTTTACCAGGCATTGGTGCGGGCTAGACGAGTTCCAGCGATCGCCTCTCCCTTTATCATCACCGTCTGA
- a CDS encoding prepilin peptidase — MDWVVIALSTVIVFSLGAAIGSFLNVVVYRIPAGQSLVHPPSRCPHCQHTLSPQDNIPVLGWILLRGRCRYCRTAIAWRYPLVEALTGFMFLVVFLQFDWSIQTIRYWLLGSWLLALALIDLDTLTLPDVLIKPGLIVGVVLYPWQAYVTAPTTETVVQHGIGAIAGAVVGLWLLDSIRLVASLLMGQEAMGIADPKLAAMIGAWLGVSNLLIALFIACAAGAMLGAVTILLRRRSRRQPIPFGPFLAVGGFVAALWGQSLIRLYLQAVGLVE, encoded by the coding sequence TTGGACTGGGTGGTAATCGCCCTCTCAACGGTTATAGTCTTTAGCCTGGGGGCTGCCATTGGCAGTTTTTTGAATGTTGTCGTCTATCGCATCCCTGCGGGTCAATCCTTAGTCCATCCGCCATCGCGGTGTCCCCACTGTCAGCATACTCTCTCTCCTCAAGACAATATCCCTGTGCTGGGATGGATACTGTTGCGAGGTCGTTGTCGCTATTGCCGCACAGCGATCGCATGGCGTTATCCCTTGGTAGAGGCCCTGACAGGCTTCATGTTCTTAGTTGTCTTTCTTCAGTTTGATTGGTCAATACAAACCATTCGCTACTGGCTGTTGGGATCATGGCTGTTGGCACTAGCCTTAATTGACCTGGATACCCTTACCTTGCCCGATGTTTTGATCAAGCCCGGACTTATTGTGGGGGTAGTACTCTATCCATGGCAAGCCTATGTTACGGCACCGACTACAGAAACAGTAGTGCAGCATGGCATCGGCGCGATCGCGGGGGCAGTCGTGGGGCTGTGGCTACTCGACAGCATTCGCTTAGTTGCGTCTTTGCTCATGGGTCAAGAAGCAATGGGCATAGCTGATCCCAAGCTAGCTGCTATGATTGGCGCTTGGTTAGGAGTCTCTAATCTGCTAATAGCCCTGTTTATTGCTTGTGCTGCTGGGGCAATGCTTGGGGCGGTTACTATCTTGTTACGCAGGCGCTCGCGCCGCCAGCCCATTCCCTTTGGCCCCTTCCTTGCAGTTGGTGGGTTTGTTGCTGCCCTCTGGGGGCAATCACTGATTCGCCTCTACCTCCAAGCCGTTGGACTGGTTGAATAG
- a CDS encoding ABC transporter ATP-binding protein/permease, with product MAQSRFHKLIEYLRPHWQATIAGILAILIVNILGVLIPLVIRSSVNRLQTTNRFADVLQGVLLIVGMASLMWAIRIVSRMLLFGTGRQVEYDLKQKMFNHLLGMEPAYFATNTAGDLISRFTSDVDNIRRLLGFAVLSFVNTLFAYGLTLPVMLSINLRLSLLAISVYPLMLVLVKLFSERLRSEQLEVQQRLSDMSDLIQEDVSGIALIKIYAQEENERAEFRRLNQQLLTANLTLAKTRNLLFPMLIGIASLSYLILLWLGAGAIAANTLTVGDFVALLLYIERLIFPTALLGFTITAYQRGEVSIDRIEAVLSNRPKIVDAPDAVTLAPESASSGDLNRLTTKALGITARHLTYTYPGAPYPALKDVNFTIHPGEMVAIVGPVGSGKSTLANALPRLLDVAPNQLFLGGYDITKLRLADLRGAIAYVPQDSFLFSTSIKDNIRYGAPQSELSQVEAAAKEAQIHTEIINFPQQYETIVGERGITLSGGQRQRTALARALLVDAPVLILDDALSSVDNQTATQILENLAHGTSRKTVIFISHQLSVAALADRILVMDQGQVVQSGSHTELLHQPGLYQYLWSQYKLQEVLS from the coding sequence ATGGCACAATCGCGCTTTCACAAACTCATCGAGTATCTGCGTCCCCACTGGCAGGCGACGATCGCAGGCATTCTAGCCATTCTCATCGTCAATATCTTGGGCGTGTTGATCCCCTTGGTCATTCGCAGCAGTGTCAACCGCTTGCAAACTACTAATCGGTTTGCTGACGTGTTGCAGGGGGTATTGCTGATTGTGGGCATGGCATCCCTCATGTGGGCAATCCGGATTGTGTCGCGCATGTTGTTGTTTGGTACAGGGCGACAGGTGGAATATGACCTCAAGCAGAAAATGTTTAATCATCTGCTGGGTATGGAGCCTGCCTATTTTGCCACCAACACTGCTGGGGACTTGATTAGCCGGTTTACGAGTGATGTTGACAACATCCGGCGGTTATTAGGATTTGCAGTCCTAAGCTTTGTCAATACGCTATTTGCCTATGGGCTGACGCTGCCTGTGATGTTGTCTATCAATCTACGGTTGAGCTTGTTGGCTATTTCGGTCTATCCCCTCATGCTGGTGTTGGTGAAGTTATTTAGCGAACGGCTGCGATCGGAACAGCTAGAGGTACAACAGCGACTCTCAGACATGAGTGATTTAATTCAGGAAGATGTGAGCGGCATAGCCCTGATTAAAATCTATGCCCAAGAAGAAAACGAGCGGGCAGAGTTTCGTCGCCTCAATCAACAATTGCTGACTGCCAATTTAACCTTGGCTAAAACCCGTAACCTGTTGTTTCCCATGTTGATTGGGATTGCTAGCCTTAGCTATTTGATTCTGCTTTGGCTAGGAGCAGGGGCCATTGCGGCTAATACCCTAACGGTTGGCGACTTTGTTGCCCTATTGCTGTATATCGAGCGGCTAATTTTTCCCACAGCACTACTGGGATTTACAATCACCGCTTACCAACGGGGCGAAGTCAGTATCGATCGCATCGAGGCTGTGCTCAGCAATCGTCCCAAAATTGTAGACGCTCCAGATGCTGTGACGTTGGCACCAGAGTCTGCTAGCAGCGGTGACCTTAATAGGCTCACAACAAAAGCCTTAGGCATCACTGCTCGTCACCTAACCTATACCTACCCAGGAGCACCCTACCCAGCCCTGAAGGATGTAAACTTTACCATCCACCCAGGAGAAATGGTGGCGATCGTAGGCCCCGTCGGCTCAGGCAAATCCACTTTGGCGAATGCCTTACCGCGTTTATTGGATGTTGCACCCAATCAGCTATTTCTGGGTGGTTATGACATTACCAAGCTGCGTCTTGCAGATTTGCGGGGTGCGATCGCCTACGTTCCCCAAGACAGCTTTCTATTTAGCACTAGCATCAAGGACAATATTCGTTATGGCGCTCCCCAAAGTGAGTTATCCCAGGTGGAAGCTGCTGCTAAGGAGGCACAGATCCATACGGAAATCATTAACTTTCCTCAGCAGTACGAGACAATCGTCGGGGAACGAGGCATTACCCTATCCGGTGGCCAGCGCCAGCGCACAGCTCTCGCTCGTGCCTTGCTGGTGGATGCTCCTGTCTTGATTTTGGATGATGCCTTATCCAGTGTGGATAATCAAACCGCTACTCAAATCCTAGAGAACTTGGCCCACGGTACAAGTCGTAAAACGGTGATATTTATTTCTCATCAGTTATCAGTCGCTGCCTTGGCCGATCGCATCCTCGTCATGGATCAAGGACAAGTTGTTCAATCTGGATCCCATACTGAACTGCTTCACCAGCCAGGGCTATATCAATATCTGTGGAGCCAATACAAGTTGCAAGAGGTCTTGAGTTAG
- a CDS encoding YdcF family protein, translating to MFELLSLAILIALIISGITYLVKQVIPTATLALLGGIILVAIPIALLLLPGDQTIIAVANLALLYLIVSFLVYAYKKQVPSNAAMIALSIFLILSLPLVSDEFVKLEEQSAVGAANALSPESGSIVLLGRGSTRPNFRPTPEEPGVSQIQVSASGDRVPYTAQLYRSLNPGFVIVTGGLRTPRTIDKLGDGKEEIVNEGNDIRGLLINLGVPGDRIIVESEGIRLQTVAANVNKLLNDRQLPKRIILVASAADMSIAKFIFQRQGLTVAGAPTDFQVTFADKSTRRIAASTEERVSKLLPNPEALARSIKVLGHALRAISLRFRIAAGIN from the coding sequence ATGTTTGAACTGCTGTCGTTGGCGATACTCATCGCCCTAATTATTAGTGGAATCACCTATTTAGTTAAGCAGGTTATCCCTACAGCAACCTTGGCACTGCTGGGGGGCATTATCTTAGTGGCCATTCCCATAGCCCTGTTGTTGCTGCCAGGTGACCAGACAATTATTGCCGTTGCGAATCTGGCACTCCTGTACTTAATTGTTAGCTTTTTGGTGTATGCCTACAAAAAACAAGTTCCCAGTAATGCGGCGATGATTGCCTTAAGTATTTTTCTCATTCTCAGCTTGCCGTTAGTTTCTGATGAATTTGTCAAGCTGGAGGAACAGTCGGCTGTAGGTGCAGCTAACGCCCTCAGCCCAGAGTCTGGATCGATTGTCTTGCTGGGACGAGGCTCTACGCGCCCGAACTTTCGCCCAACGCCGGAGGAACCTGGTGTGTCTCAAATTCAAGTGTCGGCTAGTGGTGATCGCGTGCCCTACACCGCCCAACTCTATCGCTCCCTTAACCCTGGTTTTGTGATTGTGACAGGTGGGCTACGTACTCCGCGTACCATAGATAAGCTAGGAGATGGCAAGGAAGAAATTGTCAATGAAGGTAATGATATTCGAGGGTTGTTGATTAATCTAGGGGTACCCGGTGACCGCATCATTGTGGAATCAGAAGGAATTAGGCTGCAAACGGTTGCTGCTAATGTCAACAAGCTGCTGAACGATCGACAGCTCCCCAAACGCATTATTTTGGTGGCTTCAGCGGCAGATATGAGCATTGCCAAGTTTATTTTTCAGCGACAAGGGTTAACCGTTGCAGGTGCTCCTACTGATTTCCAAGTTACCTTTGCAGACAAGTCTACCCGTCGGATTGCAGCTAGCACCGAAGAGAGAGTATCAAAGCTATTACCCAACCCTGAAGCCTTGGCGCGATCCATCAAAGTTCTTGGCCATGCGTTGAGAGCTATTAGTTTACGCTTCCGTATTGCTGCCGGAATTAACTAG
- the galE gene encoding UDP-glucose 4-epimerase GalE: protein MTETTPSDAPTPVPTTVLVTGGAGYIGSHAVLALQQAGYSVIVLDNLVYGHRDIAETVLNVPLIEGDTNDRPLLDRLFTEHKIAAVMHFAAYAYVGESVTDPAKYYRNNVVGTLTLLEAMVAHNIKKFVFSSTCATYGVPKTVPIPEEHPQNPINPYGMSKLMVEQILADFDRAYDFKSVCFRYFNAAGADPQGRLGEDHNPETHLIPLVLLTALGKRSSISIFGTDYPTPDGTCIRDYIHVTDLADAHVLGLNYLLKGGDSQIFNLGNGNGFSVKEVIDAARQVTGREIPAVECDRRPGDPPALVGSSARARELLGWQPQYSDITEIIRHAWQWHQSRHAG from the coding sequence GTGACAGAAACAACCCCATCAGACGCACCCACACCTGTGCCTACAACTGTTTTAGTAACAGGCGGAGCTGGTTATATTGGTTCCCATGCTGTATTGGCCCTGCAACAGGCAGGTTATAGCGTGATTGTGCTAGACAACCTAGTGTATGGGCACCGAGATATTGCGGAAACCGTATTGAACGTACCTTTGATCGAAGGGGATACAAACGATCGCCCGTTGCTTGATCGCCTCTTCACCGAGCACAAGATTGCGGCTGTTATGCACTTTGCAGCCTATGCCTATGTGGGTGAGTCTGTCACAGATCCAGCCAAGTACTATCGGAACAATGTGGTGGGCACCTTGACCCTCCTAGAAGCCATGGTTGCCCACAACATTAAAAAATTTGTCTTTTCCTCCACCTGTGCTACCTATGGCGTGCCCAAAACAGTTCCTATCCCTGAAGAACACCCCCAGAACCCCATCAATCCCTATGGCATGAGCAAGTTAATGGTGGAGCAAATTTTAGCTGACTTCGATCGGGCCTACGACTTTAAGTCAGTGTGCTTTCGCTACTTCAATGCAGCCGGTGCTGACCCACAAGGCCGCCTAGGGGAAGACCACAACCCAGAAACCCATCTCATTCCCCTAGTACTGTTAACAGCCTTGGGCAAGCGTTCCTCCATCTCCATCTTTGGTACAGACTATCCTACCCCTGATGGCACATGCATCCGAGACTACATCCACGTTACTGATTTAGCTGATGCTCACGTCTTGGGACTGAACTATTTGTTGAAGGGGGGGGATAGTCAAATTTTCAACCTAGGCAATGGTAATGGTTTTTCGGTAAAAGAAGTGATTGATGCGGCACGGCAAGTAACTGGGCGAGAAATTCCCGCTGTGGAATGCGATCGTCGGCCCGGCGACCCCCCTGCGTTAGTAGGTAGCAGTGCCCGTGCCCGTGAGTTGTTGGGCTGGCAACCACAATACAGCGATATTACGG